Proteins co-encoded in one Acanthopagrus latus isolate v.2019 chromosome 10, fAcaLat1.1, whole genome shotgun sequence genomic window:
- the txk gene encoding tyrosine-protein kinase TXK isoform X1 translates to MIQSNHSIHSVFCCCCAVQTREFSTRMELEGSTTLCFQSRRYPGHAYRVERSRRKLPLPPPEDGEDQGLLSVVAMYDFTAKEDTDLTLKQGEEYIILHKQDQLWWRAQDKHGNKGFIPSNYVTEKNRIEANSWYCKNITRTEAEQLLRQEDKEGGFVVRESSQKGVYTVSVYTKTSSSASGDIRHYQIKISDTGQFFLAEKHTFNSIPDVIHYHEHNAAGLVTRLRYAVGPMGRCVPATAGFSSEKWEINPSELTFMKELGSGQFGLVRLGKWRAEQRVAIKAIREGAMYEEDFIEEAKVMMRLCHPKLVQLYGVCLQQRPLLIVAEFMENGCLLNFLRQRGGALKEAWLLSMCQDICEGMEYLEANSFIHRDLAARNCLVNEHNVVKVSDFGMTRYVLDNQYTSSSGAKFPVKWSPPEVLHYSKYSSKSDVWSFGVVMWEIYSEGRTPFENCTNLDVVNDITRGVRLYRPHHASQPLYAIMYRCWHERPQGRPTFSELLEDIRKLAENPD, encoded by the exons ATGATTCAGTCAA ATCACTCCATCCACTCcgtcttctgctgctgctgtgccgTTCAGACCAG ggaGTTCAGCACCCGCATGGAGCTGGAGGGAAGCACCACGCTGTGCTTCCAGAGCAGACGATACCCGGGACACGCCTATCgg gtggAAAGGTCGAGGAGGAagctccccctccctcctcctgagGACGGTGAAGATCAGGGGTTGTTAAGTGTCGTCGCCATGTACGACTTCACCGCCAAGGAGGATACTGACCTCACACTcaaacag GGAGAAGAGTACATCATCCTCCACAAACAGGACCAGCTGTGGTGGCGAGCGCAGGACAAACACGG GAATAAAGGCTTCATCCCCAGTAACTACGTGACAGAGAAGAACAGAATCGAGGCAAACTC GTGGTACTGCAAGAACATCACCAGGAcagaagcagagcagctgctgagacAAGAG GACAAAGAGGGAGGTTTCGTGGTGCGAGAGTCCAGTCAGAAAGGAGTTTACACCGTCTCTGTCTACACCAAAACATCAAG cagtgcTAGCGGGGACATCAGGCATTACCAGATCAAAATAAGTGACACCGGGCAGTTCTTCCTGGCTGAGAAACACACCTTCAACTCCATACCTGACGTCATACACTACCATGAACACAACGCAGCAG GTCTGGTGACCAGGTTGAGGTACGCAGTGGGACCGATGGGAAGGTGTGTACCTGCCACAGCAGGATTCAGCTCAG AGAAGTGGGAGATCAACCCCAGCGAGCTGACCTTCATGAAGGAGCTGGGCAGCGGTCAGTTCGGTCTGGTGAGGCTCGGCAAGTGGAGGGCTGAGCAGAGAGTGGCCATCAAGGCCATCAGAGAGGGAGCCATGTACGAGGAGGACTTCATCGAGGAGGCCAAGGTCATGAT GAGGCTGTGCCACCCTAAACTGGTGCAGCTGTACGGTGTTTGCTtgcagcagcgccccctgctgatCGTGGCCGAGTTCATGGAGAACGGCTGCCTGCTGAACTTCCTGCGGCAGAGGGGCGGGGCCCTGAAGGAGGCGTGGCTTCTGTCCATGTGCCAGGACATCTGTGAGGGGATGGAGTACCTGGAGGCCAACAGCTTCATCCACAGGGACCTG GCAGCGAGGAACTGTCTGGTGAACGAGCACAACGTGGTGAAGGTCAGCGACTTTGGGATGACCAG GTACGTTCTGGACAACCAGTACACCAGTTCTAGTGGTGCCAAGTTCCCGGTGAAGTGGTCGCCTCCTGAAGTTCTCCACTACAGTAAATACAGCAGCAAGTCTGACGTCTGGTCGTTTG GTGTGGTGATGTGGGAGATCTACTCGGAGGGTCGGACTCCGTTTGAGAACTGCACCAACCTGGACGTGGTTAATGACATCACCAGAGGAGTCCGGCTGTACCGACCGCACCACGCCTCGCAGCCGCTCTACGCCATCATGTACCGCTGCTGGCACGAG aGGCCTCAAGGTCGGCCAACTTTCTCCGAGCTTCTGGAGGACATCAGAAAACTGGCAGAAAACCCGGATTAA
- the txk gene encoding tyrosine-protein kinase TXK isoform X2: MIQSNHSIHSVFCCCCAVQTREFSTRMELEGSTTLCFQSRRYPGHAYRVERSRRKLPLPPPEDGEDQGLLSVVAMYDFTAKEDTDLTLKQGEEYIILHKQDQLWWRAQDKHGNKGFIPSNYVTEKNRIEANSWYCKNITRTEAEQLLRQEDKEGGFVVRESSQKGVYTVSVYTKTSSASGDIRHYQIKISDTGQFFLAEKHTFNSIPDVIHYHEHNAAGLVTRLRYAVGPMGRCVPATAGFSSEKWEINPSELTFMKELGSGQFGLVRLGKWRAEQRVAIKAIREGAMYEEDFIEEAKVMMRLCHPKLVQLYGVCLQQRPLLIVAEFMENGCLLNFLRQRGGALKEAWLLSMCQDICEGMEYLEANSFIHRDLAARNCLVNEHNVVKVSDFGMTRYVLDNQYTSSSGAKFPVKWSPPEVLHYSKYSSKSDVWSFGVVMWEIYSEGRTPFENCTNLDVVNDITRGVRLYRPHHASQPLYAIMYRCWHERPQGRPTFSELLEDIRKLAENPD, translated from the exons ATGATTCAGTCAA ATCACTCCATCCACTCcgtcttctgctgctgctgtgccgTTCAGACCAG ggaGTTCAGCACCCGCATGGAGCTGGAGGGAAGCACCACGCTGTGCTTCCAGAGCAGACGATACCCGGGACACGCCTATCgg gtggAAAGGTCGAGGAGGAagctccccctccctcctcctgagGACGGTGAAGATCAGGGGTTGTTAAGTGTCGTCGCCATGTACGACTTCACCGCCAAGGAGGATACTGACCTCACACTcaaacag GGAGAAGAGTACATCATCCTCCACAAACAGGACCAGCTGTGGTGGCGAGCGCAGGACAAACACGG GAATAAAGGCTTCATCCCCAGTAACTACGTGACAGAGAAGAACAGAATCGAGGCAAACTC GTGGTACTGCAAGAACATCACCAGGAcagaagcagagcagctgctgagacAAGAG GACAAAGAGGGAGGTTTCGTGGTGCGAGAGTCCAGTCAGAAAGGAGTTTACACCGTCTCTGTCTACACCAAAACATCAAG tgcTAGCGGGGACATCAGGCATTACCAGATCAAAATAAGTGACACCGGGCAGTTCTTCCTGGCTGAGAAACACACCTTCAACTCCATACCTGACGTCATACACTACCATGAACACAACGCAGCAG GTCTGGTGACCAGGTTGAGGTACGCAGTGGGACCGATGGGAAGGTGTGTACCTGCCACAGCAGGATTCAGCTCAG AGAAGTGGGAGATCAACCCCAGCGAGCTGACCTTCATGAAGGAGCTGGGCAGCGGTCAGTTCGGTCTGGTGAGGCTCGGCAAGTGGAGGGCTGAGCAGAGAGTGGCCATCAAGGCCATCAGAGAGGGAGCCATGTACGAGGAGGACTTCATCGAGGAGGCCAAGGTCATGAT GAGGCTGTGCCACCCTAAACTGGTGCAGCTGTACGGTGTTTGCTtgcagcagcgccccctgctgatCGTGGCCGAGTTCATGGAGAACGGCTGCCTGCTGAACTTCCTGCGGCAGAGGGGCGGGGCCCTGAAGGAGGCGTGGCTTCTGTCCATGTGCCAGGACATCTGTGAGGGGATGGAGTACCTGGAGGCCAACAGCTTCATCCACAGGGACCTG GCAGCGAGGAACTGTCTGGTGAACGAGCACAACGTGGTGAAGGTCAGCGACTTTGGGATGACCAG GTACGTTCTGGACAACCAGTACACCAGTTCTAGTGGTGCCAAGTTCCCGGTGAAGTGGTCGCCTCCTGAAGTTCTCCACTACAGTAAATACAGCAGCAAGTCTGACGTCTGGTCGTTTG GTGTGGTGATGTGGGAGATCTACTCGGAGGGTCGGACTCCGTTTGAGAACTGCACCAACCTGGACGTGGTTAATGACATCACCAGAGGAGTCCGGCTGTACCGACCGCACCACGCCTCGCAGCCGCTCTACGCCATCATGTACCGCTGCTGGCACGAG aGGCCTCAAGGTCGGCCAACTTTCTCCGAGCTTCTGGAGGACATCAGAAAACTGGCAGAAAACCCGGATTAA